Proteins from a genomic interval of Macrobrachium nipponense isolate FS-2020 chromosome 28, ASM1510439v2, whole genome shotgun sequence:
- the LOC135201905 gene encoding uncharacterized protein LOC135201905 translates to MVFKEQADAGIIERIENLDQFKKEHPESSFVPFMGIFKPDRETTKCRVVFLSNLSDKGSMNHNQTMHAGPTLNQKLSTSIINLRFGSKLCCFDIKKAFNNIGLEEVDQNRLCFLWFRNLEEGDFSIIGYKNSRTSFGLRFTCIINAWIIQILILDSTNDSFPLMKLKRTIYQLSYMDNCAFTAETSECLLWMYTMLEDIFSPYKFSLQQFLSNDMSLQKEIDKIQETETPTKSKLLGLEWDRMSDTLSTKPIQLDINSSTKREILSTIASQFRSS, encoded by the coding sequence ATGGTATTTAAGGAGCAAGCGGATGCTGGAATAATTGAGAGAATTGAAAATTTAGATCAATTCAAGAAGGAGCATCCAGAGTCTAGCTTCGTGCCTTTTATGGGCATTTTTAAGCCTGATCGTGAGACCACAAAATGTAGGGTTGTGTTCCTATCCAATTTGAGTGACAAAGGAAGTATGAATCACAATCAAACTATGCATGCAGGTCCAACATTAAATCAGAAACTCTCCACTTCCATTATCAATTTGAGGTTCGGAAGCAAACTATGTTGCTTTGATATAAAGAAGGCATTCAACAATATAGGTCTTGAGGAAGTCGACCAAAATCGCCTTTGTTTTTTGTGGTTTAGAAATCTTGAAGAGGGAGATTTTTCAATTATTGGCTATAAGAATAGTAGGACTTCCTTTGGACTTAGATTCACCTGCATTATTAATGCTTGGATTATACAGATATTGATACTGGATTCTACGAATGATTCTTTTCCATTGATGAAACTCAAGAGAACCATTTATCAGTTGTCTTATATGGACAACTGTGCATTTACGGCAGAAACGTCGGAGTGTTTGTTGTGGATGTATACAATGTTGGAGGATATTTTCAGTCCATATAAGTTTTCACTTCAGCAGTTTTTGTCTAATGACATGTCATTACAGAAAGAAATTGACAAAATTCAGGAAACAGAGACTCCAACAAAAAGTAAACTGCTGGGACTTGAGTGGGATCGAATGAGTGATACATTGTCTACAAAACCCATACAACTGGATATAAATTCATCAACAAAAAGAGAAATTTTATCTACTATAGCTTCACAGTTTCGATCTTCTTAA